TGCTATAAGATGTCGCAATTCTTTCTTTCAGCTTTCAGTCAACAGTAACTTTAAAATGCCCACcagggacaaataaataaaaataaaagtccaaaaaGAGTTTAGTTTGTTTCACTGAAACTTGTGTTGAAAGTGTTGCAAGACCGTATCAAAGGTGGGGGACTTCTAGGAAGAgccatctgtaaaaaaaataaaataaataaataaataaaaaaggtgcaGAAAATTAGGtgactgacttatttttttaaagcaaggaTCTAGAGATACAACAGTTCATTCCATGAGGTAGAAAAAACTGTACTTACAAAGCAAGTCAAATAAGTTATGGTGCACAGGTCAACAGCATGCAATACTaaaaaaccatatgtttaaaataaaaaagttccatgttaaaaaaaagtcagCTTTCGAATTGTATCCTTTAAattggattttttaaatttgaacatggaaatctatctttatgtttatttataaacCAACTACTTAATATGtttgtaaaattttacttttatttatggcaggttaaaaaaaacacaacaacacaCAACATACAGTAAGCAGGAGGTGTGTCTAGATCTACCTGATCAACTATACATGATTTCTCTACATGAAAGTCACTAGGATTGGAGCCACTCCTGGCAACACTAGGCAAAAAGTGGGAACCAATCCTTTGAAAGGGGAATTAACCCATCATAGGAAACATTCACATCCATATTCACCTTCATTTACACAGTCATTGGGGGTGTCTTATTAAACTATTGCacacatctttgtgatgtggaaggaaaagtGGAGTgctcagagggaaaaaaaaacccttgtagattTTTGGGGATTGTACATTTCTACACAGACAGGAACTCAAATCCAGTCtcatggagctgtgaggcagtgcaTTAACCACTACATCACTACTGCTCTGtgtctcaaatgaaaatacttaaTTCaccaatattttcattaaaactctTAATGACAGATTCTCTTTTCTGAAAACCTGTTTTTTGAGTGCATATGTTTGAAAAACGAGCCTTTTGACCTAATTCGTTAAAAGGTAGATAATGATGCCCCTTATTCTAGTGGTAATCACTTCTTTAACTGGAAATGTGCAATACCAGCAAAGGAAAGTGATCAAATGCACGAGTGCACTTGAACTAAATTGACTTGCTTCACTTGGCATGATTTGTAGATGTTcagtaaattataataataaaaacaatctcTTTAGTTTTTATACCATAACTAGGTGGATACATCATGAAGCTCCATTTAATGCTGTTTGCTAAGACTTGGGCGAACAAAATAAGGAAATAACCCACAGTAGGGACGGCCAGAAGGGAGGGTATAAGGTGTGGAAGAGAACTCCATAGCACAGGACTGCACCAATAGTGGTATTTAGTAATGTTATAAAGGAAATTTAAAGCCGATTGACTCAAAGCAAAAACACCCAAATCttggcatcaaagcctaaaaaTTCGAAGGTGTACCAATTGaagtaattatttttactttttttatcacattctaaaatgaaaaaaaaaaaaaaaaaacacagcaagccCATGAGCAATAGAAAAAATTGTGATGAATCCTCTACCATCCTGgtttttttactttcaaaagCAGTTAATGTTGGTTGTTGATTCATATTGCAGGCATTGTGTAATGCATTTCACAGGGATCATTTCTGATTGTGGCTgttaggacacacacaaacccaggtCACACTGTGGAGGGTGCCATCTCCTTGGTAATAAGTGGAAGGTGATAAGGATTGTGTTAGGTCTGACTCATGTGAGCAATGAAGAGGATCAGCTTATCTATGTAATGGAGGTTTTTAAAACTACCTATCAAAGTGTTTCTTATCCCATCTGGTATGTGGCCTGAACAAAATGTCAAAGCAGGTGGTGCATGCACCGCTCAGGAAAGCAACCACTCCCAGTCACTCTGCAAGGTTATTGTAGGGTCTTCAGTTGGTGAAGTTTTTTTCATGTCAAACCTGCCATATGCTAAATGTCAGGTTtggtcattcattttttaaaacaaagaatagCACTGGGCTTTCCTGGTAGTGATATGCACAGCTGTGTTCAATTTGTGGACATGCACCTATTCCGTTTGTGCTTGGCCATGCATTTCCTGTCAGCGGGATACATGCTGATGTGTCTTCAGTGGTTGTGAAAAGGAGTCAAAGACAAATTTTCAGGGTCACTGCGAGTTGATCTCTGAAATCATGGGCTGTGTTGCCGGTGTTACAGAATAAGCTGTCAACTGAGACAAAGATCAAGCTTCAAAGGCCACGAGCGTGCAGGTTTTTGCATGGTAGATGGACAGAAAGACAACCCTtacaatttatatacagtatatcaaatatatatttatacacacacacagacattttgTTTACACAAGATAGAAAAAAACCTTCCAccttgatttaattcaaagtgttcatttaattgaTATTTCTGAAAATTATAAGCTAATAAACACTATTACGGTCTCCAGTAACAGAACAAACAATCCCAAAAATAAATGACTTACaacaaaaacacagtaatgtTAGTGCTAATACTTCTAAACATATCAAACACATATTTTACAGAAAACAGCACCTATTGTTACACAGTTATGTTATAAATCAAATTCAGTTTCCTCACTTCTGTGTATTTTAGAATACAGGAAACTTAAGACAAATGGTCCATGTTCAGGCCCAGTGTAATTACTTAACATATTGCTAATAGTCTACCCAATATGCAAATTTTAGTTCAGTGGATGACTTCAAAGGCCATCATCAGTTCAGTTTTATGGCTAGTTTCCAGGACACCCTGCGACAGCGGCTTTACCCAAAATTTATCTTCTCCACCAACTTTTACCCTGTGCATCAGCATGTTTAAGCTGCATTTTCTTCATATCTCTTCTCATTTCATCAATCCAAcatttcttcagtctgcctctAGGTATCTTAACATTAATCAATAGATTAAGACTTTGCTTCACTCAGCCATCTTTATCCTTTTGTGTCACACGCCCATACCATCTAAGGCAGCACTTCTGCAAGACGATGCTTATAGATTCACCTTTTGAATTAGTCACGTAGATGAGTTTATTAAGACTTATTGCCAACTAGCTGTGCAACCCTCGTGCTACTTGGAATAACTGAAGAGAAATTcagcaactaaaggaaaatacatTTCATGCACTGTACCTGAAACTTTCTACGTAAAGCTTGAGTCATGATGGGCGTGAGGCCACTGCCAgattctttgttttccttttcgtATAACGGGGTACCTCCTGGGCTccttaaaggaaataaaaatgtgcagcACATGTTCACTTTCAGAGTGAATAGAGCACTTTGCAAAAATTTAAGAAACAAGGTTAATTTTCTGTTTGTTCCTTTGTAGGACATGAAATGGATTAACACGTGTCTAAACGTTTTTCAGGCTTCCCACATTTTTTCCTAAATTATTACCAGTGGCAGACATCAAAGTGCATTGAACTACTGAATACTATACACATTTATGTTTCGAAGAAAACTACATTTGTTTTTCTCAGTTTAATATACTTGCCTGATTGCCCTGTCAAGTGCACAACACATTCAAATCTATACTGAAATAATGAACAAATTCTATCTGCCGACAGTGCTCAACCTTTTGAATCAAATAAAACTCAACAATACATATTATATTGCAGTTTCTGTAAGACAGACTAACACCTGTAAGGAAAATAAAGGCCCACAAGAAATTCAAGAGCCTTAGGAACCTTCAAGTTTTCAGTTTTCAGATAGCTGGTAGGATTTTACTTTTCATAGCCTTTTCTTTCAATATTCTTCTCATACAGAATTAGGACTGCGAAATCTCCAGCTAGCTAAAACCTAACTACAGTTAAAGTCATTAACACTAACTGGATTAACCCTCATATACACAGTGGTGAGAGTCTGTGAGCTGCAAGAGGTAAAAACAGAGCAGAATTATCAAACTAAAACATCACTTACCTGAACTAACTCATATTAAAGCAAATCTGTAATAGTCTAAATTGGTACTTTAAACTACAGAGATTTATTAAATGGAATGATAGACAGCTAGTTACAACCAGGACTGAAGTGCCAGTATAACGTGTTTGAGATAGTGACTCAAGAATTCCATATGGAGATCAACATTCTAACTTTCATGATGTTGTCATGCTGTGGGAATGCACGCTGCAAATGAATGCTTGCTTCATCAACTaactgaaaaatatgttttttgtctgTGCAAAGCCTGTTTAGTCAAAATTCCTACTCCATTATACTGACCTCTGAACATCAACTCTCTTTAACTGCCGTCGTAAATTTACTGGACTAGGGCAGGTGTTCCTACTAGAAAGAAGAAAGGATACATAATTAAGCACATGTATTGTTCTTTTTACAGTGGTTAAATTACATTTGATTCCTGTCTACAGCATAAACAATCAAGAATTTGTTACCAGTTTAGACTACGTGCCTGGTcgtatttatttaatacatttaagtGCTAAAACAAACCTATTGGTGGCAAACATTGCTGTTATcctctaaaatgtttttaaatatataagttgattaaaaataatggttattatattaaaaaatcctgaaaatgaATTTTCACTTCAGACAACTACATTACTTGAAACAATGGAAGATCAttactaaaggaaaaaaaacacatagaaatgCACAGAATGTAgtacatttgccatctccacttACTTTAAAtgagtttttccaaatttattaggTATATCAGACTGAGATGATCGCAATGTGACTTTCTGAAGATCTGACATGGTTATCAAAGGAATACGCCTTTTGGATGGAGAAAATGCCTGTTTTTTGGGGAGAAAAAACACATGAGCCATAAAGGATAAATCTGATACTTTTCAAGCCAAAGTTCTTTTTTCACAATTGTGGAATAtgttaatttgacaaagaaacctCGATTGTTAAGTAACCCATAACTTAAGTATCATTTGTATGTTCCCCTAGCTGCTTACAATGACAGTCAATTGACTACGAACTTACCAAACTAAGTTTTTTAAACGATACATTGTATGACATGGAAAACTCAGTACTTAATTGATTTTTCTCTTACCTTCACTTTGGTAGTAGGGGAATCTGTTTTCCTCAATTTTACATTCAGCAAGTCTTGGAGAGTCACAGAAACGGGAGCATCCTTCTTAACTAAAGGATTCTGcagaaaatgaaatagaaaaatacattcactgctttttttttttattaaataacatgTAGTACCATAGCCGTAAGAGCACATGACAACAATGCAGGTTCTGTAATAAAACCTGGCAGAGGGCAAATGTTCAGTTCTACTATGCCAAAAAAGTCCCATTCTACACTAATTTTTCTGGTCTAACCTATTTTAGCAGTATGATGTTTAATGTCATTGTTgcattaaaatataatgaaaaaaatctagTATAGAATATTATAGACAATACTGAAAAACTTGTAGTAGTGCAATTATATTAGTTTTACAATAATGTACACATTTGAAGTTTACAAATTCTTTAATCATCAAAACAGAATCTGAGCTCAGGGTATTTACAGGTGAAGTTTGCCCTTTTTAAAACATAGGCTTATCATAATTTCTACCAGAGATTGTGTTAATACCTCAAGACTACTGTATTGTTGGATTTCTAATAATCTGTATCACTGATCATCATTATCAtctttgaaatgaaaagaaaaaaaaaaaagatgcattcaTATTCTCACAGATGAACTAAGATGTGTGTCTGTGGtctaaataaaatttcaaaaagaatgttttcttttatattcacTGGAGACGAGATAAAGCCCTGTCTTTTACTATTACTACTTCCAGAAATCACACTTGGCATTAGAAGAAGCACATTGATGTATAATTTCAAAATGCAAACTGAAAATGAGAGTGAATTTGTAACTACTTAAATAATTTATGATAAAATGCAGGCTGACAAGTACTACTACAGCCTGAGGAAAAAGTGTAATGCATTGACAAGGTATGTAAGATTAACTTTATCATTGAATGGGTGTCTAAGAGAAGTACGACAGAGTttaaatttattaatgtattatctTTTTGTTCAAAGAACAGATTTAAAGAAAAGTTGGATTCACTGCAAAGTCTCTAGTAAATGTCCTATAACCACCATCCTTAATTGTGCTCTCTAACATATAAAATACTGCCTAAACTATACATACCTATCTAAACTAGCTCCTTATAATTAAGGCCATTTTACATGATACATTGTGCTATGCTGCAACCCATGAGCAAGCATCTGATATCAGTGTTTAAGCTGGATTTGGTATTAAGTAGCAAAGCTACTCTCCAAAAGAAAGCACAATGTGCTGTCCTGGGGTTTAAAAATTCAGAGAATGTTAGTGTTGCAGAGATTTACTGACTTACGTCTGCCTAATATAGGGAATAGCAGggcaataatgaattaattaaatagtTAAATATACTTAGATATCTTTGCATACCTGTTGCAGCTTGCAGTTTTCTGGGTGCCTCTTGACCATGTTTTTCTTCTCTGTAAATACAGACGTTTGTGGAGGAGGTGGCACTGGAGGTGGAGGGGGGGGAGGTGGTGGCACAGGAGGTGGTGGCACAGGAGGTAGTGCTGGAACAACTGGAACATTTGTTGATGCTGAATTCAGCTGTATTACTGGGGAAGGATTTAATGGCGCAGTGGGTGTTTGGCATGAGCTGTTCATAGCTTCAGACAACTGAAAGAaaagatgtccatccatcaataaaCAAGAGAACAATGACACACAATTTTCACATCATTCAGAAACTGAACAATTCTTCTGCTTTTCATTAGTATTGTGCATGCTTGAGACACTATTCAATATGCATCACTTACAACCCACACAAAACACTTAATTGCAGTTTGGTACTGTGagaaaagaatgtaaaaataaagtgTCACATAGCCTTGATCTAAATGTGTGGGAGACCTAATCAATTTATCTTTTAATCTACTTTAATCaatattttctttattgcttTGAAAAGCAGCTTGTTATAATACCATGAAAGTAACAAAAACTTTATGCTTTTAAACTTGCTTTGTCAAATTCAGACCCTATCCTGAAAATGCTAAACACAGCCCAGTTTGGAACAGCCAATTAGCTTAACGCACACATCTTTAGAGGTGTGGGAATGTACACATGGATATTGAGCATGGATGGGAACTGACCTCAGTATACTGGatatctgtgaagcagcagtgctaatgaTTGTGCCACTGGGCTGCCCTGCTATGATGATATCCATAGAAACTAAAAAttggttttatttaataataataagaaaaaaattattcaagAAAATATTTCAACCACTTATAGGCCTTACAAGACTCACCCTGATGGCACAGCGTAATGCTGCCATTTCCATTTGTAACTGGTCCACCTGCTCGCGAACAGCATGCAGTTGCTTCAGGTATATAGAAGGAAAAAATGCATTCCAAACACAGGAATATACCTACAAGTATACAGAAAATCAATCATCTACTGTAACAGTTTACAATATTAAAGTAACGTACAATGATGTCGCACAAAAATGTGAAAGTGCATAGAAACATATAGGGGTAgcacaaaatgtcacaaaaatatgGACAATCTCCAAAATGGTGCAAAACGATTTGAATTTGCAGAGTtctacagagaaagaaaaggaacaatCGTTATAAATTTAAGACAGGCAAATACTCAAAGAAGTTTAATGCACTGAATGGTCTTTTCCACTTTGCAAATTTTCTTCTATCGCTTGTTTTGATAAGGGTCAACCACACAAAACAACAACTCACACAAGCAAGGGTACTAACTCTCTAATAACAGTCTTTAGGTACTTCTGGGAAGTTCTCAGGTGACCCAAGGTCAGGTGGGATATAATTCCCCTATATTAATTCTGTGCCTAGGATTTCTCGCTTTGAACCATGGCTGGTACACATACCATCAGGAATGTGAGCTTGGCATGATGGATGAATACTTGTGTGTCATAGATCCTAagataaatgttgttattgtctATACTGCTGGCAAGATTAAAAATAGCAAACTGGCCTATGAACCGGAGCCAAAAACAACATTCCCATAAGAGTTCTCAGTAAATCTTATTATGACCTGTTATTGGAAATGGTTCTCAGCAAGTTCCTGATGAGGTAAAGAAGCCACAAGGCATCACAATATTAGTTTACCACCTAAGCCTGATGCAATGATGACTCTTCGACAGGTATAGGTGGGAAATGTTTTGTCGAAATAAATACACTATTGATTGCtgcaaatttcttaaataaataaactcttatgaattaacattttttttttatttttacgagTGAACAAAAGTAAATTCAGACAgtgaagaaaagaatgaaaatttcAGTAACAGACTGCGAGAGCTGTCCATGTTATCTGCCTTAATATCTTTAATACCCTTAAAGAGAAAAAACGACAGAGTATATTAAACTCAAAAAAGTGATAAATACTTTTATGCTGACCCGTGAAAGTGTGTTCCTGAGGCTACAGTACACAGAAGCCATAACTAGAAGAAGAGGGCTTAAGAAATTCCTCTCTGCAACTGCAGGGACCTGGACAATCAGAGACCTCTCAGTAGGAGTTTCCACAGGACTgaaagaaagatagagagaatAGTTATGTAAAGCCTCTGTaggagttattaaaaaaaaaaatcattaccaaTGTAGTAACACTTATTTCAAGATCATCAGGTACAGAACATTTTTCTAGCCTTGCAGAACAGAGAATAATAAATTTTTAACTTAACTGAAATGCCATTTGTACTTGCTATTAGAGAATTGCCTCACAAGTGGATGGTTCAAATCCTAGAATCAATGCCTGTTCTCTACTGCAACCTGAAACCAaattaaagtttgtttatttCCACTATTGTCCTGGCTTCTTCCTCAAAGTTTTCCTGCCTCATTTTATCCCTGCTGGCAGCCTGTCTCTACATGGAATCACTGGCAATGAGGCTCTGTTGATGTCATTCTCATTGACTGGTTTCAATCTGTGCCATCATGTTGCAACTGTGGTTGAGGTGTTGTTTCTCCTGTTGTCATTTTGAAac
This portion of the Polypterus senegalus isolate Bchr_013 chromosome 6, ASM1683550v1, whole genome shotgun sequence genome encodes:
- the prr11 gene encoding proline-rich protein 11 isoform X2; this encodes MGKPKEHRRRWKSNSRRRAREQRRKAENVSVTSDYCPVETPTERSLIVQVPAVAERNFLSPLLLVMASVYCSLRNTLSRVYSCVWNAFFPSIYLKQLHAVREQVDQLQMEMAALRCAIRLSEAMNSSCQTPTAPLNPSPVIQLNSASTNVPVVPALPPVPPPPVPPPPPPPPPVPPPPQTSVFTEKKNMVKRHPENCKLQQNPLVKKDAPVSVTLQDLLNVKLRKTDSPTTKVKAFSPSKRRIPLITMSDLQKVTLRSSQSDIPNKFGKTHLKNTCPSPVNLRRQLKRVDVQRSPGGTPLYEKENKESGSGLTPIMTQALRRKFQMALPRSPPPLIRSCNTFNTSFSETN
- the prr11 gene encoding proline-rich protein 11 isoform X1, whose translation is MGKPKEHRRRWKSNSRRRAREQRRKAENVSVTSDYCPVETPTERSLIVQVPAVAERNFLSPLLLVMASVYCSLRNTLSRVYSCVWNAFFPSIYLKQLHAVREQVDQLQMEMAALRCAIRLSEAMNSSCQTPTAPLNPSPVIQLNSASTNVPVVPALPPVPPPPVPPPPPPPPPVPPPPQTSVFTEKKNMVKRHPENCKLQQNPLVKKDAPVSVTLQDLLNVKLRKTDSPTTKVKAFSPSKRRIPLITMSDLQKVTLRSSQSDIPNKFGKTHLNRNTCPSPVNLRRQLKRVDVQRSPGGTPLYEKENKESGSGLTPIMTQALRRKFQMALPRSPPPLIRSCNTFNTSFSETN